Proteins encoded together in one Candidatus Omnitrophota bacterium window:
- a CDS encoding glycosyltransferase family 2 protein: protein MRNDIYPSCSIIILNYNNRTSLEKCLQSVVKTEYGGPLEITVVDNGSDDDSVSFVQNRYPGLTLIRLGQNIGFAAAYNRAVRDCRSELICLLNNDVETNGRWLEILAGKLLSDEKNSMAMPKMLDYYDRSLLNAAGTICDIFGLAFNRGIGQKDEGRFDGKTDIFYACGACALIRKKTLEEAGLFDERYFMYHEDVDLSWRLRTMGYGIIYAPEAVVFHMHMGSTSTADKVRAKIYEWEKNRLMSFIKNYSLAMILILGPLLLIIISFHALYALIKGAPDEAGSLIGALSWNIKNLPGTLAKRRAVQKGRTVPDFRVMQTMAKTSLEIGLGTGLVRHPIVHLRNGNNK, encoded by the coding sequence GTGAGAAACGACATCTATCCATCCTGCTCGATCATTATCTTGAACTATAATAACCGGACGTCTTTGGAAAAATGCCTGCAGTCGGTAGTGAAAACGGAATACGGCGGTCCGCTGGAAATAACCGTCGTAGATAACGGCTCGGATGACGATTCCGTGTCTTTCGTCCAAAACCGGTATCCCGGCCTGACCCTTATCCGCCTCGGGCAAAACATAGGTTTCGCCGCGGCATATAACCGCGCGGTCCGTGATTGCCGGTCGGAATTAATATGCCTTTTAAATAACGACGTCGAGACGAACGGCAGGTGGCTGGAGATCCTCGCCGGTAAATTATTATCCGATGAAAAAAACTCGATGGCGATGCCTAAGATGCTCGACTATTACGACAGGTCTCTTCTCAATGCCGCGGGCACGATCTGCGATATCTTCGGGTTGGCGTTTAACCGGGGGATAGGGCAAAAGGACGAAGGCCGGTTTGACGGGAAAACCGACATATTTTATGCCTGCGGCGCCTGCGCGCTGATACGCAAAAAGACGCTGGAGGAGGCCGGACTTTTCGATGAAAGATATTTTATGTACCATGAAGACGTAGATCTGAGCTGGCGGTTGCGGACGATGGGCTACGGGATAATTTACGCGCCGGAGGCGGTCGTTTTTCATATGCACATGGGCAGCACCTCAACCGCGGATAAGGTCCGCGCTAAAATATATGAGTGGGAAAAAAACAGGTTGATGTCATTCATCAAAAACTACTCCTTGGCCATGATCTTGATCTTAGGACCGTTGCTCCTTATAATTATATCCTTCCACGCGCTCTACGCGCTGATAAAAGGAGCCCCGGATGAAGCAGGGTCGTTGATCGGCGCTTTGTCCTGGAACATAAAAAATTTACCCGGGACCCTGGCAAAAAGACGGGCCGTTCAAAAAGGCCGGACAGTTCCGGATTTTCGCGTTATGCAAACGATGGCCAAGACCAGCCTCGAAATCGGGCTGGGCACGGGATTGGTCAGGCATCCGATCGTACATTTAAGGAATGGCAATAATAAATGA
- a CDS encoding radical SAM protein, with translation MDILLICPPRKRLLQWLWPPLGLSYIGGYLLNEGHRVKGIDLRIETKRDLEKILRKEKFRLIGITADITTVTAVKELASFCKNISRGEATVVVGGPYATVAPDDFLDCRDIDLVVMGEGEKIMGRLAASESLENIPNISYRADGKIIKKQMSYASDPLDSLPLPARELFPMDEYLRQSWYTFPLPAPNLHIVGSRGCPYNCSFCQPTVNLIFGKKTRWRDPGKIVQEISLLRDRYNIKGFHFQDDTFTADKKWALSFCRQLQEAGLSGLSWACQSRANTIDDELAAALKRSGCVIVWFGFESGSQKILDYYHKGIKADDSVRAAEICRKNGLLVLGQYMVGAPVEDADDLDRTYALVKRQKPHLSWVSITTAYPGTGLYESSRQNNHLLDLDYDGFDRVKDERKLKTNLPLPRIKKAVNDLEQRTPSLKLLITDAVYRRAFNKWLLSLFGLKDWFIFLCRTSVSYLMFSMGVR, from the coding sequence ATGGACATACTCCTCATCTGCCCCCCCAGAAAGAGGCTCCTTCAATGGCTTTGGCCGCCTTTGGGCTTAAGCTATATCGGCGGATACCTGCTCAACGAGGGCCACCGGGTCAAGGGGATAGACCTCCGCATTGAGACAAAACGAGACCTTGAAAAAATACTCCGGAAAGAAAAATTCCGGTTGATCGGCATAACGGCGGACATAACGACCGTGACCGCCGTCAAAGAATTGGCTTCTTTCTGCAAAAATATTTCGCGCGGGGAAGCAACCGTGGTTGTCGGCGGGCCTTATGCCACCGTCGCCCCGGATGATTTCCTTGACTGCCGGGATATCGACCTGGTCGTAATGGGGGAGGGCGAAAAGATCATGGGCCGTTTGGCCGCATCCGAAAGCCTGGAAAATATCCCCAACATCTCTTATCGCGCGGACGGGAAGATCATTAAAAAGCAGATGAGTTACGCTTCCGATCCGCTCGATAGCCTTCCTCTTCCGGCACGGGAGCTCTTTCCGATGGACGAATATCTCAGGCAAAGCTGGTATACCTTTCCGCTGCCCGCGCCTAACCTGCATATCGTCGGCAGCCGCGGGTGTCCTTACAATTGCTCGTTCTGCCAGCCGACGGTCAACCTCATTTTCGGCAAGAAAACCCGGTGGCGCGATCCAGGGAAGATCGTACAGGAGATATCGCTTTTGCGCGACCGCTATAATATCAAGGGGTTCCATTTTCAGGACGACACTTTTACCGCCGATAAAAAATGGGCTCTTAGTTTCTGCCGGCAATTGCAAGAGGCGGGACTTTCCGGGTTATCGTGGGCGTGCCAGTCGCGGGCCAACACCATCGACGATGAATTGGCCGCAGCGCTTAAAAGGTCCGGGTGCGTTATCGTCTGGTTTGGTTTTGAATCCGGATCCCAAAAAATACTCGATTACTACCATAAAGGCATAAAAGCGGACGATTCAGTAAGGGCGGCGGAGATCTGCAGAAAAAACGGGCTACTTGTGTTAGGCCAATATATGGTAGGCGCCCCGGTCGAGGATGCGGACGACCTGGACCGGACTTACGCCTTGGTGAAACGGCAAAAACCGCACCTCTCCTGGGTAAGCATAACTACCGCCTATCCGGGCACGGGTTTGTATGAATCGTCCCGGCAAAATAACCATCTCCTCGATCTTGATTATGACGGATTCGACCGGGTCAAAGACGAGAGAAAATTAAAAACGAACCTTCCTCTGCCCAGGATAAAAAAGGCCGTTAATGACCTCGAGCAAAGGACCCCTTCCCTGAAATTGCTTATAACGGACGCGGTTTACCGCCGCGCGTTTAATAAATGGCTGCTGTCCCTTTTCGGTTTAAAGGACTGGTTTATCTTTTTATGCCGGACGTCCGTAAGTTATCTTATGTTTTCCATGGGGGTGCGGTGA